One window of the Salvelinus fontinalis isolate EN_2023a unplaced genomic scaffold, ASM2944872v1 scaffold_1125, whole genome shotgun sequence genome contains the following:
- the LOC129848707 gene encoding uncharacterized protein LOC129848707 isoform X2, with translation MRGGSQQVVVRMHHVSRVRGLETQLVWAISKETARLSPKGIPYCATKVQSITWIQRVAGRVTHYVSHLRHETSVDVTLGCYQQTDVSVVYATLHMGLDGLLSSSAWSEAASFSTPTTQQFTDPEPEGHNCYKGWEEDLLPEEREVPLLNLYLTTKRVEDIALRLVSLRQAFTTLLGSTLSRNHLFVAGKVLLGALVQANHMDGAKFIRTYNDFVDYLSDPSKRNDIERELAEAKIHHVNMIDVVFELVLFGMMTAQKSLRVHPGGFVERLYALLYSFLPTAANMEPEADRYLLLLNGGLMALLDDMFGQQLAWYFNPESLVTELSSLLEYHLENLMASM, from the exons ATGCGTGGGGGATCCCAG caggtggtggtgaggatgcaccacGTTAGTAGGGTGAGAGGCCTGGAGACTCAACTGGTGTGGGCCATCTCCAAGGAGACAGCCAGGCTTAGTCCAAAGGGCATCCCCTACTGTGCCACCAAAGTGCAGTCCATCACTTGGATCCAG cgtGTGGCTGGCAGGGTGACCCACTATGTGTCTCACCTCCGCCACGAGACGTCTGTGGACGTGACGCTTGGCTGCTACCAG cagactgatgtcTCAGTGGTGTACGCCACTCTCCACATGGGGCTGGACGGGCTTCTCTCCTCTTCAGCGTGGTCGGAGGCTGCCTCCTTCTCTACGCCCACCACTCAGCAGTTCACTGACCCAGAGCCTGAGGGCCACAACTGCTATAAG GGCTGGGAGGAGGACCTGctgcctgaggagagggaggttccTCTGCTAAA CCTCTACCTTACCACCAAGAGAGTGGAGGACATCGCCCTGAGGCTCGTCTCCCTGCGCCAGGCCTTCACT aCCCTGCTTGGTTCCACCCTGAGCAGGAACCATCTGTTTGTGGCGGGAAAGGTCCTCCTGGGCGCACTGGTTCAGGCCAACCACATG GACGGGGCCAAGTTCATCCGTACTTATAACGACTTTGTGGACTACCTGAGTGACCCCTCCAAGCGGAATGACATTGAGAGGGAGCTGGCTGAGGCAAAG ATCCATCATGTGAACATGATAGATGTCGTCTTTGAGCTGGTGCTGTTTGGGATGATGACAGCTCAGAAGTCCCTGAGGGTG CACCCCGGTGGGTTTGTGGAGCGTCTGTACGCTCTCCTGTACTCCTTCCTGCCCACTGCTGCCAACATGGAGCCAGAGGCTGACAGATACCTGCTGCTGCTCAAT GGCGGGCTGATGGCTCTGCTAGATGACATGTTTGGCCAGCAGCTGGCCTGGTACtttaacccagagtctctggtcacGGAgctctccagcctcctggagtacCACTTGGAGAACCTCATGGCCAGCATGTAG
- the LOC129848707 gene encoding uncharacterized protein LOC129848707 isoform X1, whose product MRGGSQQVVVRMHHVSRVRGLETQLVWAISKETARLSPKGIPYCATKVQSITWIQRVAGRVTHYVSHLRHETSVDVTLGCYQQTDVSVVYATLHMGLDGLLSSSAWSEAASFSTPTTQQFTDPEPEGHNCYKGWEEDLLPEEREVPLLNLYLTTKRVEDIALRLVSLRQAFTTLLGSTLSRNHLFVAGKVLLGALVQANHMDGAKFIRTYNDFVDYLSDPSKRNDIERELAEAKIHHVNMIDVVFELVLFGMMTAQKSLRVHPGGFVERLYALLYSFLPTAANMEPEADRYLLLLNDSCDTLPPKRDPDTNALHYFALNLTFLNKISCSSKTFLFPSFHLFDFMTISSS is encoded by the exons ATGCGTGGGGGATCCCAG caggtggtggtgaggatgcaccacGTTAGTAGGGTGAGAGGCCTGGAGACTCAACTGGTGTGGGCCATCTCCAAGGAGACAGCCAGGCTTAGTCCAAAGGGCATCCCCTACTGTGCCACCAAAGTGCAGTCCATCACTTGGATCCAG cgtGTGGCTGGCAGGGTGACCCACTATGTGTCTCACCTCCGCCACGAGACGTCTGTGGACGTGACGCTTGGCTGCTACCAG cagactgatgtcTCAGTGGTGTACGCCACTCTCCACATGGGGCTGGACGGGCTTCTCTCCTCTTCAGCGTGGTCGGAGGCTGCCTCCTTCTCTACGCCCACCACTCAGCAGTTCACTGACCCAGAGCCTGAGGGCCACAACTGCTATAAG GGCTGGGAGGAGGACCTGctgcctgaggagagggaggttccTCTGCTAAA CCTCTACCTTACCACCAAGAGAGTGGAGGACATCGCCCTGAGGCTCGTCTCCCTGCGCCAGGCCTTCACT aCCCTGCTTGGTTCCACCCTGAGCAGGAACCATCTGTTTGTGGCGGGAAAGGTCCTCCTGGGCGCACTGGTTCAGGCCAACCACATG GACGGGGCCAAGTTCATCCGTACTTATAACGACTTTGTGGACTACCTGAGTGACCCCTCCAAGCGGAATGACATTGAGAGGGAGCTGGCTGAGGCAAAG ATCCATCATGTGAACATGATAGATGTCGTCTTTGAGCTGGTGCTGTTTGGGATGATGACAGCTCAGAAGTCCCTGAGGGTG CACCCCGGTGGGTTTGTGGAGCGTCTGTACGCTCTCCTGTACTCCTTCCTGCCCACTGCTGCCAACATGGAGCCAGAGGCTGACAGATACCTGCTGCTGCTCAAT GATTCTTGTGACACTTTGCCACCCAAGAGGGATCCAGACACCAATGCACTACATTACTTTGCACTGAATttgacatttttaaataaaataagttGTAGTTCAAAAACATTTTTGTTTCCGTCTTTTCATCTATTTGATTTTATGACCATTTCCTCTTCCTAG
- the LOC129848707 gene encoding uncharacterized protein LOC129848707 isoform X4: protein MRGGSQQVVVRMHHVSRVRGLETQLVWAISKETARLSPKGIPYCATKVQSITWIQRVAGRVTHYVSHLRHETSVDVTLGCYQQTDVSVVYATLHMGLDGLLSSSAWSEAASFSTPTTQQFTDPEPEGHNCYKGWEEDLLPEEREVPLLNLYLTTKRVEDIALRLVSLRQAFTDGAKFIRTYNDFVDYLSDPSKRNDIERELAEAKIHHVNMIDVVFELVLFGMMTAQKSLRVHPGGFVERLYALLYSFLPTAANMEPEADRYLLLLNDSCDTLPPKRDPDTNALHYFALNLTFLNKISCSSKTFLFPSFHLFDFMTISSS, encoded by the exons ATGCGTGGGGGATCCCAG caggtggtggtgaggatgcaccacGTTAGTAGGGTGAGAGGCCTGGAGACTCAACTGGTGTGGGCCATCTCCAAGGAGACAGCCAGGCTTAGTCCAAAGGGCATCCCCTACTGTGCCACCAAAGTGCAGTCCATCACTTGGATCCAG cgtGTGGCTGGCAGGGTGACCCACTATGTGTCTCACCTCCGCCACGAGACGTCTGTGGACGTGACGCTTGGCTGCTACCAG cagactgatgtcTCAGTGGTGTACGCCACTCTCCACATGGGGCTGGACGGGCTTCTCTCCTCTTCAGCGTGGTCGGAGGCTGCCTCCTTCTCTACGCCCACCACTCAGCAGTTCACTGACCCAGAGCCTGAGGGCCACAACTGCTATAAG GGCTGGGAGGAGGACCTGctgcctgaggagagggaggttccTCTGCTAAA CCTCTACCTTACCACCAAGAGAGTGGAGGACATCGCCCTGAGGCTCGTCTCCCTGCGCCAGGCCTTCACT GACGGGGCCAAGTTCATCCGTACTTATAACGACTTTGTGGACTACCTGAGTGACCCCTCCAAGCGGAATGACATTGAGAGGGAGCTGGCTGAGGCAAAG ATCCATCATGTGAACATGATAGATGTCGTCTTTGAGCTGGTGCTGTTTGGGATGATGACAGCTCAGAAGTCCCTGAGGGTG CACCCCGGTGGGTTTGTGGAGCGTCTGTACGCTCTCCTGTACTCCTTCCTGCCCACTGCTGCCAACATGGAGCCAGAGGCTGACAGATACCTGCTGCTGCTCAAT GATTCTTGTGACACTTTGCCACCCAAGAGGGATCCAGACACCAATGCACTACATTACTTTGCACTGAATttgacatttttaaataaaataagttGTAGTTCAAAAACATTTTTGTTTCCGTCTTTTCATCTATTTGATTTTATGACCATTTCCTCTTCCTAG
- the LOC129848707 gene encoding uncharacterized protein LOC129848707 isoform X3: MHHVSRVRGLETQLVWAISKETARLSPKGIPYCATKVQSITWIQRVAGRVTHYVSHLRHETSVDVTLGCYQQTDVSVVYATLHMGLDGLLSSSAWSEAASFSTPTTQQFTDPEPEGHNCYKGWEEDLLPEEREVPLLNLYLTTKRVEDIALRLVSLRQAFTTLLGSTLSRNHLFVAGKVLLGALVQANHMDGAKFIRTYNDFVDYLSDPSKRNDIERELAEAKIHHVNMIDVVFELVLFGMMTAQKSLRVHPGGFVERLYALLYSFLPTAANMEPEADRYLLLLNDSCDTLPPKRDPDTNALHYFALNLTFLNKISCSSKTFLFPSFHLFDFMTISSS; encoded by the exons atgcaccacGTTAGTAGGGTGAGAGGCCTGGAGACTCAACTGGTGTGGGCCATCTCCAAGGAGACAGCCAGGCTTAGTCCAAAGGGCATCCCCTACTGTGCCACCAAAGTGCAGTCCATCACTTGGATCCAG cgtGTGGCTGGCAGGGTGACCCACTATGTGTCTCACCTCCGCCACGAGACGTCTGTGGACGTGACGCTTGGCTGCTACCAG cagactgatgtcTCAGTGGTGTACGCCACTCTCCACATGGGGCTGGACGGGCTTCTCTCCTCTTCAGCGTGGTCGGAGGCTGCCTCCTTCTCTACGCCCACCACTCAGCAGTTCACTGACCCAGAGCCTGAGGGCCACAACTGCTATAAG GGCTGGGAGGAGGACCTGctgcctgaggagagggaggttccTCTGCTAAA CCTCTACCTTACCACCAAGAGAGTGGAGGACATCGCCCTGAGGCTCGTCTCCCTGCGCCAGGCCTTCACT aCCCTGCTTGGTTCCACCCTGAGCAGGAACCATCTGTTTGTGGCGGGAAAGGTCCTCCTGGGCGCACTGGTTCAGGCCAACCACATG GACGGGGCCAAGTTCATCCGTACTTATAACGACTTTGTGGACTACCTGAGTGACCCCTCCAAGCGGAATGACATTGAGAGGGAGCTGGCTGAGGCAAAG ATCCATCATGTGAACATGATAGATGTCGTCTTTGAGCTGGTGCTGTTTGGGATGATGACAGCTCAGAAGTCCCTGAGGGTG CACCCCGGTGGGTTTGTGGAGCGTCTGTACGCTCTCCTGTACTCCTTCCTGCCCACTGCTGCCAACATGGAGCCAGAGGCTGACAGATACCTGCTGCTGCTCAAT GATTCTTGTGACACTTTGCCACCCAAGAGGGATCCAGACACCAATGCACTACATTACTTTGCACTGAATttgacatttttaaataaaataagttGTAGTTCAAAAACATTTTTGTTTCCGTCTTTTCATCTATTTGATTTTATGACCATTTCCTCTTCCTAG